A single region of the Rathayibacter rathayi genome encodes:
- the serB gene encoding phosphoserine phosphatase SerB: protein MSEHPATPARFLVVLDADSTLLQDEVIELLAVHAGSQERVAAVTERAMRGELDFGESLRERVATLAGVPDSVFAGVSAGVRVTPGAAELVAGVHAAGGRIGVVSGGFHEILDPVADALALDYVRANRLCCRGGALTGEVHGRIIDAGAKAEALREWAADSGVPPQRTIAVGDGANDLEMMAVAALAVAFNAKPLVRERADLVLGGLDLAQLLPVLGLRG from the coding sequence ATGAGCGAGCACCCTGCGACGCCTGCCCGCTTCCTCGTCGTCCTCGACGCGGACTCCACCCTCCTCCAGGACGAGGTCATCGAACTCCTCGCGGTCCACGCGGGCTCCCAGGAGCGGGTGGCGGCCGTCACCGAGCGGGCGATGCGCGGTGAACTCGACTTCGGCGAGAGTTTGCGCGAGCGGGTCGCGACCCTTGCGGGCGTTCCGGATTCGGTTTTCGCGGGGGTGAGTGCCGGCGTCCGCGTCACGCCCGGCGCCGCAGAGCTCGTCGCCGGGGTGCACGCGGCAGGAGGCCGGATCGGAGTGGTCTCCGGCGGCTTCCACGAGATCCTCGATCCCGTCGCGGATGCTCTCGCGCTCGACTACGTCCGTGCGAACCGCCTCTGCTGCCGCGGCGGCGCCCTGACCGGCGAGGTCCACGGCCGGATCATCGACGCTGGAGCCAAGGCGGAGGCGCTGCGCGAGTGGGCGGCGGACTCGGGTGTCCCTCCTCAGCGCACGATCGCCGTCGGCGACGGCGCCAACGACCTCGAGATGATGGCGGTGGCGGCCCTTGCCGTCGCCTTCAACGCCAAGCCACTCGTCCGCGAGCGCGCAGATCTCGTACTCGGTGGCCTCGACCTCGCGCAGCTCCTGCCTGTCCTCGGCCTTCGCGGCTGA
- the sufC gene encoding Fe-S cluster assembly ATPase SufC yields the protein MSVLQISDLHVSVETEQGTKQILRGVDLTINQGEIHAIMGPNGSGKSTLAYTIAGHPKYHVDGGSITLDGVEMLDMSVDERARAGLFLAMQYPVEIPGVTNTNFLRTAKTAIDGEAPAIRTWTKDVKSAMANLRMDSSFAARNVNEGFSGGEKKRNEILQLELLAPQFAVLDETDSGLDVDALKIVSEGVNRAHQSTGLGVLLITHYTRILRYIQPDFVHVFVAGRVAEQGGKELASRLEDEGYDRFLTSATV from the coding sequence ATGTCCGTTCTCCAGATCAGCGATCTCCACGTCAGTGTCGAGACCGAGCAGGGGACCAAGCAGATCCTCCGCGGTGTCGATCTCACCATCAACCAGGGTGAGATCCACGCGATCATGGGCCCGAACGGGTCCGGCAAGTCGACGCTCGCCTACACGATCGCGGGGCACCCCAAGTACCACGTCGACGGCGGATCGATCACGCTCGACGGCGTCGAGATGCTCGACATGTCCGTCGACGAGCGTGCGCGCGCCGGCCTTTTCCTCGCGATGCAGTACCCGGTCGAGATCCCCGGTGTGACCAACACCAACTTCCTTCGCACCGCGAAGACCGCGATCGACGGCGAGGCGCCCGCGATCCGTACGTGGACCAAGGACGTCAAGTCCGCGATGGCGAATCTCCGAATGGACTCCTCCTTCGCGGCGCGCAACGTCAACGAAGGTTTTTCGGGCGGCGAGAAGAAGCGCAACGAGATCCTCCAGCTCGAGCTGCTCGCTCCGCAGTTCGCCGTGCTCGATGAGACCGACTCCGGTCTCGATGTCGACGCGCTCAAGATCGTGTCGGAGGGCGTCAACCGCGCCCACCAGAGCACCGGCCTCGGCGTGCTGCTGATCACGCACTACACCCGGATCCTGCGCTACATCCAGCCGGACTTCGTGCACGTCTTCGTCGCCGGCCGCGTGGCCGAGCAGGGCGGCAAGGAGCTGGCTTCGCGGCTCGAGGACGAGGGCTACGACCGCTTCCTGACCTCGGCGACGGTCTGA
- a CDS encoding ABC-F family ATP-binding cassette domain-containing protein, whose product MLSVHDLELRVGARLLMENVSFRVGDGDKVGLVGRNGAGKTTLTKVLAGDLIASKGTIDRGGEIGYLPQDPRSGDPDELARTRILDARGLGQLVLGMQESTIAMSSSDASVSAAGMKKYGTLTDRFLALGGYAAEAEAASIASNLNLPDRILEQPLKTLSGGQRRRIELARILFSDASTLILDEPTNHLDADSVVWLREFLKNYRGGFIVISHDIELVGETVNRVFYLDANRQVIDVYNMNWKNYQRQRAADEERRKKERANVEKKAGALQLQAARFGAKASKAAAAHQMVARAEKMLSGLEEVRAVDRVAKLRFPTPMACGRTPLHAENLSKSYGSLEIFTAVDLAIDRGSKVVILGLNGAGKTTLLRILGGVDQPDTGVIEAGHGLRIGYYAQEHETIDVKRSVLENMVSASPNLTETEARRVLGSFLFTGDDSHKPAGVLSGGEKTRLALAMIVVSGANVLLLDEPTNNLDPASREEILDALAHYEGAVVLVSHDEGAVEALNPERVLIMPEGTEDHWAADYLDLITLA is encoded by the coding sequence GTGCTCAGCGTGCACGACCTCGAACTCAGAGTCGGCGCCCGACTCCTGATGGAGAACGTCTCCTTCCGGGTCGGTGACGGCGATAAGGTCGGCCTCGTTGGCCGCAATGGGGCGGGGAAGACAACGCTGACGAAGGTCCTCGCGGGCGACCTGATCGCCTCGAAGGGCACGATCGACCGCGGTGGCGAGATCGGCTACCTGCCGCAGGACCCACGCTCCGGCGACCCGGACGAGTTGGCGCGGACTCGCATCCTCGACGCCCGCGGGCTGGGGCAGCTCGTGCTCGGCATGCAGGAGTCGACGATCGCGATGTCGAGCAGCGACGCCTCCGTCAGCGCGGCCGGCATGAAGAAGTACGGCACCCTCACCGACCGCTTCCTGGCGCTGGGCGGGTACGCGGCGGAGGCGGAGGCCGCGTCCATCGCGAGTAACCTCAACCTGCCCGACCGGATCCTCGAGCAGCCGCTGAAGACGCTCTCCGGTGGCCAGCGCCGCCGGATCGAGCTCGCGCGCATCCTGTTCTCGGATGCCAGCACGCTCATCCTCGACGAGCCGACCAACCACCTCGACGCGGATTCGGTGGTCTGGCTTCGGGAGTTCCTCAAGAACTATCGCGGCGGTTTCATCGTGATCAGTCACGACATCGAGCTCGTCGGCGAGACCGTGAACCGCGTCTTCTACCTCGACGCCAACCGCCAGGTCATTGACGTCTACAACATGAACTGGAAGAACTACCAGCGCCAGCGCGCCGCCGACGAGGAGCGCCGCAAGAAGGAGCGCGCGAACGTCGAGAAGAAGGCGGGCGCACTTCAGCTCCAGGCCGCGCGATTCGGAGCCAAGGCCTCCAAGGCCGCGGCCGCGCACCAGATGGTCGCCCGCGCCGAGAAGATGCTCAGCGGCCTCGAGGAGGTGCGCGCGGTGGATCGCGTCGCCAAGCTGCGCTTCCCGACTCCGATGGCCTGCGGCCGCACCCCGCTGCACGCCGAGAACCTGTCGAAGAGCTACGGCTCGCTCGAGATCTTCACCGCCGTCGACCTCGCGATCGACCGAGGCTCGAAGGTCGTCATCCTGGGGCTGAACGGTGCGGGCAAGACCACGCTGCTGCGGATCCTCGGCGGTGTCGACCAGCCCGATACCGGCGTGATCGAGGCCGGGCATGGACTGCGGATCGGCTACTACGCACAGGAGCACGAGACGATCGACGTCAAGCGCTCAGTGCTGGAGAACATGGTCTCGGCCAGCCCGAACCTCACCGAGACCGAGGCGCGTCGGGTGCTGGGCTCGTTCCTGTTCACGGGGGACGACTCGCACAAGCCGGCGGGCGTGCTCTCGGGTGGAGAGAAGACCCGCCTCGCTCTCGCGATGATCGTCGTGTCGGGAGCGAACGTGCTGCTGCTCGACGAGCCCACCAACAACCTCGACCCGGCGAGCCGCGAGGAGATCCTGGACGCTCTGGCCCACTACGAGGGCGCGGTCGTTTTGGTTAGCCACGACGAGGGAGCCGTCGAGGCGCTGAACCCCGAGCGCGTCCTGATCATGCCCGAGGGCACCGAGGACCACTGGGCGGCCGACTACCTCGACCTGATCACGCTGGCCTGA
- a CDS encoding SURF1 family protein, with translation MSANAPRPSWRFVLSRRWFGYLALAIVFALACILLSRWQMARLDQAASTNRLVTANWTADPIALDGLLPAESTWDDALEYRPVEVSGVYETQGQTLVRNRPYNGNPGFEVLTPLRLADGSLFVVDRGWIPVGSTQDFPDAVPAPPVGDVSVVARLKPAEGRIDGRSAPAGQIATVQLDDLSAQLDEPLRTAAYGLLIAEVPAPLDAPPLAAIKPVADEGLHISYAIQWVLFAVMGFGGLGWAIRHEYRIRNADDPEVVAAEERREQRRRRRGRSDSEVEDELLDARQASVIRSR, from the coding sequence GTGAGCGCGAATGCGCCGCGGCCGTCCTGGCGGTTCGTGCTCTCTCGCCGCTGGTTCGGCTACCTCGCCCTCGCGATCGTCTTCGCTCTCGCCTGCATCCTGCTCTCACGCTGGCAGATGGCGCGCCTGGATCAAGCCGCCTCGACCAATCGGCTGGTCACGGCGAACTGGACCGCCGATCCGATCGCTCTCGACGGCCTGCTCCCGGCCGAGTCGACCTGGGACGATGCTCTCGAGTACCGCCCTGTCGAAGTCAGCGGCGTCTATGAGACGCAGGGGCAGACGCTGGTCCGCAACCGTCCTTACAACGGCAATCCCGGCTTCGAGGTCCTGACGCCCCTCCGCCTCGCCGACGGCAGCCTCTTCGTCGTCGACCGCGGCTGGATCCCGGTCGGCTCGACCCAGGACTTCCCCGACGCGGTCCCTGCACCGCCGGTGGGCGACGTGAGCGTCGTCGCCCGCCTCAAGCCCGCGGAGGGGCGGATCGACGGCCGCTCCGCACCCGCCGGTCAGATCGCCACCGTCCAGCTCGACGACCTGTCGGCTCAGCTGGACGAGCCCCTGCGCACGGCGGCCTACGGCCTGCTCATCGCCGAGGTACCCGCGCCACTCGACGCTCCCCCGCTCGCGGCGATCAAGCCGGTCGCGGATGAGGGCCTACACATCAGCTACGCCATTCAGTGGGTGCTCTTCGCGGTGATGGGCTTCGGCGGGCTCGGCTGGGCGATCCGGCACGAGTATCGGATTCGCAATGCCGACGATCCCGAGGTGGTCGCGGCCGAGGAGCGCCGCGAGCAGCGTCGCCGCCGTCGAGGTCGGAGCGACTCCGAGGTCGAGGACGAGCTGCTTGACGCCCGTCAGGCCAGCGTGATCAGGTCGAGGTAG
- a CDS encoding non-heme iron oxygenase ferredoxin subunit encodes MSNAAMICSVSELIPNQAMRVEVDGIAIAVVQDSTGEIHAIGDTCTHGEISLSEGFVEGDSLECWAHGSQFSLRTGTPLNLPAYEPVPVFVVEIIDGDVYIDPTVTKEV; translated from the coding sequence ATGAGCAACGCCGCGATGATCTGCTCTGTCTCCGAACTGATCCCCAACCAGGCCATGCGCGTAGAGGTCGACGGCATCGCGATCGCGGTCGTGCAGGACTCTACGGGCGAGATCCACGCGATCGGGGACACCTGCACGCACGGCGAGATCTCGCTGTCCGAAGGCTTCGTCGAGGGTGACAGCCTCGAGTGCTGGGCGCACGGCTCTCAGTTCTCGCTCCGCACCGGAACCCCCCTGAACCTCCCGGCCTATGAGCCGGTCCCCGTCTTCGTCGTCGAGATCATCGACGGCGACGTCTACATCGACCCGACCGTCACGAAGGAAGTCTGA
- a CDS encoding metal-sulfur cluster assembly factor, translated as MAITTLDPSLFDQVEEALKDVMDPELGVNVVDLGLIYDLGWDDENDALVIHMTLTSAGCPLTDVLEEQTAESLDGIVEAFRINWVWMPPWGPERITEDGRDMMRALGFSI; from the coding sequence GTGGCGATCACCACTCTCGATCCGTCCCTCTTCGACCAGGTCGAGGAGGCGCTCAAGGACGTCATGGACCCCGAGCTCGGGGTGAACGTGGTCGACCTGGGCCTGATCTACGACCTGGGCTGGGACGACGAGAACGATGCTCTGGTCATCCACATGACTCTCACCTCGGCGGGGTGCCCGCTGACCGATGTGCTCGAGGAACAGACCGCAGAGTCGCTCGACGGCATTGTCGAAGCGTTCAGAATCAATTGGGTCTGGATGCCGCCGTGGGGTCCCGAGCGGATCACGGAAGACGGCCGCGACATGATGCGGGCGCTCGGCTTCTCGATCTAG
- the fabG gene encoding 3-oxoacyl-ACP reductase FabG, with product MTTPRTVLVTGGNRGIGFAIAQEFVATGHRVAVTARSGSGPEGSLTVVADVTDTASIDAAFTQVEAELGPVDIVVANAGISRDTLLLRMSEEDFTSVIDTNLTGAFRVVKRASKGMLKQRFGRVILISSVVGLYGSPGQINYSSSKAALVGFARSLTRELGARNITANVVAPGFIETDMTAELSAEQQAEYRTSIPLARYGTATEVAKVTRWLTSDEAAYISGAVIPVDGGLGMGH from the coding sequence ATGACCACGCCGCGCACCGTCCTCGTCACCGGGGGCAACCGGGGGATCGGCTTCGCCATCGCCCAGGAGTTCGTGGCCACCGGTCACCGTGTCGCCGTCACGGCGCGCTCGGGCTCCGGCCCGGAGGGGTCGCTCACCGTCGTCGCGGATGTGACGGACACCGCCTCGATCGACGCCGCGTTCACGCAGGTCGAAGCCGAACTCGGACCGGTCGACATCGTCGTGGCGAACGCGGGCATCAGTCGCGACACTCTGCTGCTGCGCATGTCCGAGGAGGACTTCACCTCCGTCATCGACACCAACCTCACCGGGGCCTTCCGCGTCGTCAAGCGTGCGTCGAAGGGGATGCTGAAGCAGCGTTTCGGCCGCGTCATCCTCATCTCGAGCGTGGTCGGCCTCTACGGGTCGCCCGGGCAGATCAATTACTCCTCGTCGAAGGCAGCGCTCGTGGGCTTTGCCCGCTCGCTCACCCGAGAGCTCGGCGCCCGCAACATCACCGCGAACGTCGTCGCTCCCGGTTTCATCGAAACCGACATGACCGCTGAGCTCTCTGCGGAGCAGCAGGCCGAGTACCGCACGAGCATCCCGCTCGCACGCTACGGCACGGCGACCGAGGTCGCGAAAGTCACCCGTTGGCTCACCAGCGACGAGGCGGCCTACATCTCGGGCGCCGTGATCCCGGTCGACGGTGGGCTCGGGATGGGGCACTGA
- a CDS encoding DUF3099 domain-containing protein, producing the protein MKPRETLTSLPPSPSAERRSRVIKYSIAMSIRMLCVICLLFAHGWWLLFFAMGAVVLPYFAVVLANVGSAGERGTVERPGAVVLSRPVPPPPAADSEAPFGSEGGDPRGARP; encoded by the coding sequence GTGAAACCACGCGAAACTCTGACCTCCCTACCGCCGTCGCCGAGCGCCGAGCGGCGTTCCCGCGTAATCAAGTACTCGATCGCGATGAGCATCCGGATGCTCTGCGTGATCTGCCTGCTCTTCGCCCACGGCTGGTGGCTCCTCTTCTTCGCGATGGGAGCCGTCGTGCTCCCCTACTTCGCCGTCGTGCTCGCGAACGTGGGCAGCGCGGGCGAGCGGGGCACTGTCGAGCGGCCCGGCGCGGTCGTTCTCTCCCGTCCCGTTCCGCCGCCCCCTGCCGCCGACTCCGAGGCACCGTTCGGCTCTGAGGGCGGCGACCCGCGGGGAGCACGGCCGTGA
- a CDS encoding glucose-1-phosphate adenylyltransferase — protein sequence MQSQKIFGIVLAGGEGKRLMPLTADRAKPAVPFGGQYRLIDFALSNLINSGLTQIVVLTQYKSHSLDRHVSQTWRLSGLLNSYVASVPAQQRLGKRWFSGSADAILQSLNLIRDEKPDIVVVVGADHVYRMDFSQMIDAHIASGATATVAAIRQPIELADQFGVIQLAGDAAGDGIVPTMISEFLEKPKDAIGLADSPHEVLASMGNYVFDADALIDAVIRDGESPTSDHDMGGDIIPDFVARGEAGVYDLKLNDVPGSTDRDRYYWRDVGTIDSFFEAHQDLISALPVFNLYNQQWPIFSSQLNSPPAKIVRDGKGNIGSTVDSVVSLGAVISGAHIERSVVGPWTVIESNAAVTDSVIFDKVRIGPDALVARAILDKDVVVEPGARVGVDHDRDRERGFTVTESGITVVGKGVVVHP from the coding sequence ATGCAGTCACAGAAGATCTTCGGCATCGTCCTCGCCGGTGGCGAGGGAAAGCGGCTCATGCCCCTCACGGCCGACCGGGCCAAGCCCGCTGTGCCGTTCGGCGGGCAGTACCGGCTGATCGACTTCGCACTGTCGAATTTGATCAATTCCGGTCTCACCCAGATCGTCGTGCTGACGCAGTACAAGTCGCACTCGCTCGACCGGCACGTCTCGCAGACCTGGCGCCTCTCGGGCCTGCTCAATTCCTATGTCGCGTCGGTGCCTGCTCAGCAGCGCCTGGGAAAACGCTGGTTCAGCGGCTCGGCCGACGCGATCCTGCAGAGCCTCAATCTGATCCGCGACGAGAAGCCCGACATCGTCGTCGTGGTCGGCGCCGATCATGTGTACCGCATGGACTTCTCACAGATGATCGATGCGCACATCGCCTCGGGCGCCACAGCGACCGTCGCGGCGATTCGCCAGCCGATCGAACTCGCCGATCAGTTCGGCGTCATTCAGCTCGCGGGCGACGCGGCTGGAGACGGAATTGTTCCGACGATGATCTCCGAATTCCTCGAGAAGCCCAAGGACGCGATCGGCCTGGCCGACTCCCCGCACGAGGTCCTCGCCTCGATGGGCAACTACGTCTTTGATGCCGATGCACTCATCGACGCGGTCATTCGCGACGGCGAGTCCCCGACGTCGGACCACGACATGGGCGGCGACATCATTCCCGACTTCGTCGCGCGCGGCGAGGCCGGCGTGTACGACCTCAAGCTCAACGATGTCCCCGGCTCGACCGATCGCGACCGCTACTACTGGCGCGACGTCGGCACCATCGACTCCTTCTTCGAAGCGCACCAAGACCTCATCTCGGCGCTGCCCGTGTTCAATCTCTACAACCAGCAGTGGCCGATCTTCTCGTCGCAGCTCAACTCGCCGCCCGCGAAGATCGTCCGCGACGGCAAGGGCAACATAGGATCGACGGTCGACTCGGTCGTCTCGCTCGGGGCGGTCATCTCGGGCGCACACATCGAGCGCAGCGTCGTCGGTCCGTGGACGGTCATCGAGTCGAACGCAGCGGTCACCGACTCCGTGATCTTCGACAAGGTCCGGATCGGCCCGGATGCTCTGGTCGCCCGCGCTATCCTCGACAAGGACGTCGTCGTCGAGCCCGGTGCTCGCGTCGGCGTGGACCACGACCGCGATCGCGAGCGCGGGTTCACCGTCACCGAGTCGGGCATCACCGTCGTCGGCAAGGGCGTCGTCGTCCACCCGTAG
- the sufB gene encoding Fe-S cluster assembly protein SufB, translating into MSDILIDRPELESLGVYEFGWSDSDSAGASARRGISPEVVSDISALKSEPAWMRDRRMKALKLFERKPMPTWGADLSDIDFDNIKYFVRSTEKQAQTWDDLPDDIKNTYEKLGIPEAERQRLVGGVAAQYESEVVYHQIREDLEEQGVIFMDTDTALREHPEIFEGYFGTVIPAGDNKFAALNTAVWSGGSFVYVPKGVRVDIPLQAYFRINTENMGQFERTLIIADEGSYVHYIEGCTAPIYKSDSLHSAVVEIIVKKNARVRYTTIQNWSNNVYNLVTKRAIAHEGATMEWIDGNIGSKVTMKYPSIFLVGEHAKGETLSVAFAGPGQHQDAGAKMVHMAPYTQSSIVSKSIARGGGRAGYRGEVRVDANAHHSANTVRCDALLVDTISRSDTYPAIDIRVDDVQLGHEATVSKVSEEQLFYLMSRGLPEDEAMAMIVRGFIEPIARELPMEYALELNKLIEMGMEGSVG; encoded by the coding sequence ATGTCAGACATCCTGATCGACCGCCCCGAGCTTGAGAGCCTAGGCGTCTACGAGTTCGGCTGGTCCGACTCGGACTCCGCCGGAGCCTCTGCACGCCGCGGCATCTCGCCCGAGGTCGTCTCCGACATCTCCGCGCTCAAGAGCGAGCCCGCCTGGATGCGCGACCGCCGCATGAAGGCACTGAAACTCTTCGAGCGCAAGCCGATGCCCACATGGGGCGCCGACCTGTCGGACATCGACTTCGACAACATCAAGTACTTCGTCCGCTCCACGGAGAAGCAGGCACAGACCTGGGATGACCTCCCCGACGACATCAAGAACACCTACGAGAAGCTCGGCATCCCCGAGGCGGAGCGTCAGCGCCTCGTCGGTGGCGTTGCGGCCCAGTACGAGTCCGAGGTCGTCTACCACCAGATCCGCGAGGACCTGGAGGAGCAGGGCGTCATCTTCATGGACACGGATACGGCACTGCGCGAGCACCCCGAGATCTTCGAGGGGTACTTCGGCACCGTCATCCCGGCGGGCGACAACAAGTTCGCGGCGCTGAACACAGCGGTCTGGTCCGGCGGCTCGTTCGTCTACGTCCCGAAGGGCGTCCGCGTCGACATCCCACTACAGGCCTACTTCCGCATCAACACTGAGAACATGGGCCAGTTCGAGCGGACCCTGATCATCGCCGACGAGGGCAGCTATGTCCACTACATCGAGGGTTGCACCGCCCCAATCTACAAGTCGGACTCGTTGCACTCGGCCGTGGTCGAGATCATCGTGAAGAAGAATGCCCGCGTGCGCTACACGACGATCCAGAACTGGTCGAACAACGTCTACAACCTCGTCACCAAGCGTGCGATCGCGCACGAGGGCGCGACGATGGAGTGGATCGACGGCAATATCGGCTCGAAGGTCACGATGAAGTACCCGTCGATCTTCCTGGTCGGCGAGCACGCCAAAGGCGAGACGCTCTCGGTCGCGTTCGCGGGTCCCGGCCAGCACCAGGACGCCGGCGCGAAGATGGTCCACATGGCGCCGTACACGCAGTCGTCGATCGTCTCGAAGTCGATCGCCCGCGGCGGCGGCAGGGCCGGCTACCGCGGAGAGGTCCGGGTGGACGCCAATGCGCATCACTCGGCCAACACGGTGCGCTGCGACGCTCTCCTAGTCGACACGATCTCGCGCTCGGACACGTATCCGGCGATCGACATCCGCGTCGACGACGTGCAGCTGGGCCACGAGGCCACCGTGTCGAAGGTCAGCGAGGAGCAGCTCTTCTACCTGATGTCGCGCGGCCTGCCGGAGGACGAGGCGATGGCCATGATCGTCCGCGGCTTCATCGAGCCGATCGCGCGCGAGCTGCCCATGGAGTACGCCCTCGAGCTGAACAAGCTCATCGAGATGGGGATGGAGGGCAGCGTCGGTTGA
- a CDS encoding biotin transporter BioY produces the protein MSTLSLGQTRPVLADTLVTRSLATDLALVIGGAAVTAGLAQITVPMWPVPVTGQTLAVLLVGSTLGAVRGASSLALYLVLGLVGLPVYAPQADGGHSTGLAAAASPSFGYVVGFVLSAAVVGWLSERSWERVFLKALATFIGGSLVVFAVGLPWLAVSLHALGYPSDVQSTLVGGFYPFLIGGAVKAVIAAVLLPVAWRGADALVKRRG, from the coding sequence ATGTCCACACTCTCGCTCGGGCAGACTCGGCCGGTGCTCGCCGACACACTCGTTACGCGATCACTCGCGACCGATCTGGCCCTCGTCATCGGCGGTGCCGCCGTGACCGCGGGTCTGGCGCAGATCACCGTCCCGATGTGGCCGGTGCCGGTCACGGGACAGACATTGGCCGTGCTGCTGGTCGGCTCGACGCTCGGTGCAGTACGCGGTGCGTCGTCGCTGGCCCTCTACCTCGTCCTCGGCCTGGTCGGCCTGCCCGTGTACGCCCCGCAGGCCGACGGTGGGCACTCCACCGGTCTCGCGGCCGCTGCATCACCGAGCTTCGGATACGTCGTCGGCTTCGTGCTCTCGGCAGCTGTCGTCGGTTGGCTGTCGGAGCGGTCGTGGGAGCGCGTCTTCCTGAAGGCACTGGCGACCTTCATCGGCGGCTCGCTGGTCGTCTTCGCCGTCGGTCTCCCCTGGCTCGCGGTGAGCCTGCACGCCCTCGGCTACCCGAGCGATGTGCAGTCGACCCTCGTCGGTGGCTTCTACCCGTTCCTGATCGGCGGAGCGGTCAAGGCGGTGATTGCCGCTGTTCTCCTGCCGGTGGCCTGGCGCGGCGCGGACGCCCTGGTGAAGCGTCGCGGCTGA
- the sufD gene encoding Fe-S cluster assembly protein SufD: MTVPTSAAIPEIDGAAAAARLGIRAHSDGAFTPVQTRSERFASADVEAFEAVTGREIAWKLTPVARLAVLIDGTLDGSPTPIEHSTVEGVDVSWVGRDDERIGTAGLPEDRAAANAWSSFEKALVVRVTGEDEKVATLVRAGLGSTPRAAHTIIESAPYSRAVVVLHNEGEATLAENVEVLVGEGSQLTVVTVQEWADDARHLANHVIRVGRDAKVKHIVVSLGGSIVRVNPSAHLVERGADGELFGLYFADGGQHLEQQVYVDHDAPDTRSRVTYKGALQGEGARTVWIGDVLIRNGATGTDSYEQNRNLVLSDGTRADSIPNLEIETGDIAGAGHASATGRFDDEQLFYLQSRGIREDEARRLVVRGFLSEIVQQIKVAELEERLQLAIEAELAGSAGQTGSSRGAAVTA; encoded by the coding sequence ATGACGGTCCCCACGAGCGCCGCGATTCCCGAGATCGACGGCGCTGCTGCTGCCGCGCGCCTGGGCATCCGTGCCCACTCCGACGGCGCGTTCACGCCCGTGCAGACGCGCTCCGAGCGCTTCGCGTCGGCCGACGTCGAGGCCTTCGAGGCTGTCACCGGACGCGAGATCGCCTGGAAGCTCACGCCCGTGGCGCGCCTCGCTGTCCTCATCGACGGCACACTCGACGGTTCGCCCACGCCGATCGAGCACTCGACGGTAGAGGGCGTGGACGTCTCGTGGGTCGGCCGCGACGACGAGCGGATCGGCACCGCCGGTCTGCCCGAGGATCGTGCCGCCGCGAATGCCTGGTCGAGCTTCGAGAAGGCCCTCGTCGTGCGCGTTACTGGCGAAGACGAGAAGGTCGCGACCCTGGTCCGCGCCGGTCTCGGCTCGACTCCCCGCGCCGCGCACACGATCATCGAGTCAGCGCCCTACTCCCGCGCCGTCGTCGTGCTGCACAACGAGGGCGAGGCGACGCTCGCCGAGAACGTCGAGGTCTTGGTGGGCGAGGGCTCGCAGCTCACTGTCGTCACCGTGCAGGAGTGGGCCGACGACGCCCGTCACCTCGCCAACCACGTCATCCGCGTGGGACGCGACGCGAAGGTGAAGCACATCGTGGTCAGCCTCGGCGGATCTATCGTCCGGGTGAACCCCTCGGCTCACCTCGTCGAGCGCGGAGCCGACGGCGAACTCTTTGGCCTGTACTTCGCCGACGGCGGCCAGCACCTCGAACAGCAGGTGTACGTCGACCACGACGCCCCCGACACTCGCAGCCGCGTGACCTATAAGGGCGCGCTGCAGGGCGAGGGCGCACGGACCGTTTGGATCGGCGACGTGCTGATCCGCAACGGCGCGACCGGGACCGACAGCTACGAGCAGAATCGCAACCTGGTGCTCTCGGACGGCACGCGCGCCGACTCCATCCCGAACCTCGAGATCGAGACCGGCGACATCGCCGGAGCTGGCCACGCTTCTGCGACCGGCCGCTTCGACGACGAGCAGCTCTTCTACCTGCAATCGCGCGGCATCCGCGAGGACGAGGCGCGCCGCCTGGTCGTGCGCGGCTTTCTCAGCGAAATCGTGCAGCAGATCAAGGTGGCCGAGCTCGAGGAGCGCCTGCAGCTCGCGATCGAGGCCGAGCTGGCCGGTAGCGCCGGTCAGACGGGATCCTCACGCGGAGCGGCGGTCACCGCATGA